A single window of Spirochaeta isovalerica DNA harbors:
- a CDS encoding glycerophosphodiester phosphodiesterase yields the protein MRESRIFVGEKAPLLFGHRGCPVEAPENTLASFSRILENNIPGVELDVQVCSSGELVVLHDNNMLRTTGFDGNILDHDLTQIRSLDNGSFFSPDFKGEKIPLLEEVFQLLGDKVYYDIELKADYTRSFGLEKKVLAMIRDFRLTRRVVVSSFNPLPVARFKKLTNEIPAFLIYSDTEDVPFYLRKGEGRFLCRPEGLKPDCRLLDENLYRKLSRKYLLMSWTVNDLKTYNRLAEWEIDGVCSNYAADFVSGS from the coding sequence ATGAGAGAATCGCGCATATTCGTAGGGGAAAAAGCCCCGTTGCTTTTCGGGCATAGAGGATGCCCTGTTGAAGCTCCCGAAAACACTCTGGCCTCGTTCAGCAGGATTCTGGAGAACAACATTCCCGGTGTGGAACTGGATGTTCAGGTTTGCTCGTCCGGAGAACTGGTTGTTCTTCACGACAACAATATGCTCCGCACTACCGGTTTTGACGGAAATATCCTGGATCATGACCTGACCCAGATTCGCTCTCTTGATAACGGCTCTTTCTTCTCTCCCGATTTCAAAGGCGAAAAGATCCCACTGCTGGAAGAGGTTTTCCAGCTGCTCGGAGACAAAGTTTATTACGATATCGAGCTGAAGGCGGATTATACCAGGAGTTTCGGTCTGGAGAAAAAAGTTCTGGCCATGATCCGGGACTTCCGACTGACCAGGAGGGTTGTCGTCTCCTCTTTCAACCCGCTGCCTGTTGCGCGGTTCAAAAAACTGACAAATGAAATTCCCGCATTTCTCATCTACTCTGACACAGAGGATGTCCCCTTCTATCTGAGAAAGGGAGAAGGCCGTTTTCTCTGCAGACCGGAAGGCTTAAAACCGGATTGCAGGCTTCTGGATGAGAATCTTTACAGAAAACTCAGCCGCAAATACCTTCTTATGAGTTGGACGGTTAATGATCTGAAGACATACAACAGACTGGCGGAATGGGAAATTGATGGCGTCTGCAGCAATTATGCCGCAGATTTTGTTTCAGGATCCTGA
- the mnmE gene encoding tRNA uridine-5-carboxymethylaminomethyl(34) synthesis GTPase MnmE, giving the protein MKDFKYDPDDLIAALATPWAESALAVIRTTGPDCISAAARIFSPSDKLDQAAGNSIVYGYISDGEVKLDEVTAAVYRAPRSYTGQESVEFFVHGSLPGIRKILELLFRSGFREASPGEFTFRAFLNQKMDLTRAEAVQEIISAKSNQAQSLALNRLSGSIENSINTIKSEVTDLLASVEIQLDYPEDEAEMPDVEAGETKPIVGKIDRLLSTYRAGKIYQEGVRVVLAGKTNAGKSSLFNLFLKEDRSIVSDIHGTTRDYLESWISIGGIPVRLFDTAGLREADHPIEAEGIRRSNEIIDNAHVILYVADAQEGITADLEAFMSAYKEDSRCLYVWNKIDKAATAAPDGFIKVSALTAEGFAELEEAIKTVVFRDHYVPGNEPVIDSMRQKKLLEEAREALNRYSQALLDGMPMDMAAVELTDALNALGEITGEVTSADVLERMFSNFCVGK; this is encoded by the coding sequence ATGAAAGATTTTAAGTACGATCCCGATGATCTGATAGCTGCTCTTGCTACGCCCTGGGCGGAAAGCGCCCTCGCCGTTATCAGAACTACGGGACCGGATTGCATAAGCGCCGCAGCACGTATTTTTTCTCCATCTGACAAACTGGATCAGGCGGCGGGAAACTCCATTGTCTACGGCTATATTTCCGATGGTGAAGTGAAACTTGATGAAGTGACAGCCGCCGTTTACAGAGCTCCCCGCAGTTATACCGGACAGGAAAGCGTTGAATTTTTCGTTCACGGGAGTCTCCCGGGAATCAGGAAGATTCTGGAGCTGCTTTTCCGTTCCGGTTTCCGCGAAGCTTCTCCGGGAGAATTCACATTCCGGGCATTTCTCAATCAAAAGATGGACCTGACCAGGGCGGAAGCCGTCCAGGAGATTATCAGCGCCAAATCGAACCAGGCCCAGTCTCTGGCGTTAAACCGTCTTTCCGGTTCCATTGAAAATTCCATCAATACAATCAAAAGCGAAGTAACAGACCTCCTCGCTTCTGTTGAAATCCAGCTCGATTATCCGGAAGACGAAGCGGAAATGCCCGATGTGGAAGCGGGAGAAACCAAACCTATCGTCGGGAAGATCGACCGCCTCCTATCCACCTACAGGGCCGGAAAGATTTATCAGGAAGGGGTGCGCGTCGTTCTGGCCGGCAAAACGAACGCGGGAAAATCATCGCTTTTCAACCTGTTCCTGAAAGAGGACAGGTCGATCGTTTCGGATATACACGGCACGACCCGGGATTATCTCGAATCGTGGATATCCATCGGAGGAATTCCTGTCCGGCTCTTCGATACGGCGGGTCTCCGTGAGGCTGATCATCCCATAGAAGCGGAAGGGATCCGGAGAAGCAACGAAATAATTGACAACGCCCATGTCATTCTCTATGTGGCGGACGCACAGGAAGGGATTACCGCAGACCTCGAAGCATTTATGAGTGCCTACAAAGAAGACAGCCGTTGTCTTTATGTGTGGAATAAAATAGATAAAGCCGCAACCGCGGCGCCCGATGGCTTCATAAAGGTGAGCGCCCTGACGGCTGAAGGTTTTGCCGAGCTTGAAGAGGCCATCAAAACTGTTGTTTTCCGGGATCACTATGTTCCCGGTAATGAACCCGTCATCGATTCGATGCGGCAGAAAAAACTTCTCGAGGAAGCCCGTGAGGCTCTGAACCGGTATAGTCAGGCGCTATTAGACGGTATGCCTATGGATATGGCGGCAGTTGAGCTCACAGATGCCCTTAACGCTCTGGGAGAGAT